AATAGCAACAATGCTGCCGCTAAGCCATTAAATAACCTCTTCATTCTAATCGCTTCCTTCACAAAAAATTTCTTCTGAGACGTCTACTATAAACCCGATTTCGCTATTTCGCAATCGATATGTTTCACAAAAAAACTAAATAAATTTATCTGAGCATTTCGGTTGAGAAATTGTTAAAACAGTTATATAATTCACCAGCATTTTGTGATTTTTCAGAAAAAAAGAACCGCTACAGAGCCAAGCTCTGTAGCGGTTCAAAAATTATTTCAACAACTCAAGGAAAGAAGTTCCGAATGGCGTCTTAATTCCAAAATAATCAGTAGCCGTTGCACCAACATCAGCCATCGTTTCACGATTGCCGATCCGCACTCCGTGTATACCCTTTTTATAAATCATCAGCGGCACCCGCTCACGCGTATGCTTACTATGACCAATCGTCGGATCATTACCATGATCAGCCATGACAATTAAAATATCCTCATCATTGAGCATCGCTGTCAATTCACCAATTTTTTTATCCGATAAAGTAATTCGATCGCCATACCAAACCGGATCCTCAGCATGCCCGGCTAAATCTGTCTCCTGAATGTTCAGACAAATAAATCCATTTGGTGTTGCTTCAACTTGTTTGAACAATTCATCAAACAAATATTCACTCTCAACTCCAGGGTATAGTGCCCCGCTCGGATTGGCAACAATATCCGCAACCTTACCAAGCAATACTACCGGCACTCCAGCTTGATGCAACAATGTTGGCACCTGCACTGAGCTATCAACCCCATACCCTAAATGAATAACATGATAATCATGCTTATACAAACCAGATGCCGGTGTATCAAGACCAATAAAACCATCTTTCGTTTTCACCGCATCCAGCATATTCTGCAAACTCACTTCACGACCGCCAAGCGCAATAACCCGAGAAACAGTTACCTGCTCCCGAACGACGCGCCCGATTGCCACAATTTCATCAAAAGTAAGTAGATCTAAAGAGCCGCTAACATTAATAACCTGCCCTAAATCAGTCTCCATGTTGTCGGCAACAATAACCGCCTCATCAACAACAATTACATGCAAGCCGTCCTTCATAAAAAGACGGGTTGTATGTCCAGCTTCCTCAAGCGCTACTGCAATCGCCTCAATTCTTGCATTCAACTTCATAAATTCCGGTTTCTTCGGATCAGTCCCCATAATTTCCTGATGACCGTAAAAAGTATCAGCACCAAAATGCTTCAAATTACTAGTACCAAAATTAGCATCAGCATGCAACTGCATCTTTCCAACTGGCGCACCAACCGCTTCCATTAACCCTAAACGCTCAAGCGTCGGCCAATAAAAATCGCCATTAGTTGCCAACAAATGCTTAGCCGTATTAGCACCTTGATCCTGCGGACGAACCGTCACAACATCATCCATAGCGCCAACACCAAAACTATCCAGCACAATAACAATAAAACGTCCCATATTAATCACCTTTCTCGTGAAAACTCATAAGGCATAAGACCGCGGATAAACCGCTGCCTTATGCCCATAATCTTCTAATAATTTAATCTAATTTCTGGCCCAGACTATTATACAAACCAACCAACTTTGGTTCACCCTTAGAAATACCTTCAACAATTGCCACCGTACTTCGAGTCACAAAAATTTGCGTGCGGAAAGCCATGATTGCCGTAGCACCAAAAGCATGCTCACCGTTAACTTCAAGATAGTAGTCAATATTCTCATCAGCAAACGGTGCCATTGTCGCCATATGCTGCTCACCTTTATCATCCAGCAAAACATGCTGTAAATGTCCACGGCGATAATAACCGCCACCATATACATAGCTTTGTCCTTTAAAGGTATGCGAAACTTCACTTACATACACCATCGCTGGCTGTTCTTCCAAATCTTCCACCGCATGCATCGGCGTTGTTCCAGTCAAAGCATGACCTGGCTCACCTTGCGTACCACCAATAGAAGCGATAAAAGGAATTGAGCGACTGCATGTCGCTGATGGAATATTCAGCTCACGGATTGAAAATCCGGCTGTTTCCAAGATTTCTTTGGCAGCTTTAACGGTAATAACATTATGGGTCTGATTAATTTCATTTGCCTGCTCATCATATAAAAAGCAAGGAAATGAAGTAATACCGGCAATATCCACGCTAGTACATGCTTTAAAAGCATCTAAATAACTTGATAACTCATCAATCAAAAAGCCACCATACTGACCTGGATATAGCCGATCCTGCTCATCATTGACAATCCGCAACAAAACCGCCTGCTTCTTACCGAGTTGCTGCGCAACCCGGTTCACCTCGCGCAACATATCCAATGAATATACAGTAATAAAATCGCTGCCATAAGCAATCACCTTTTCAAGCAAATGCATCGGTATCTGCACTAAATGACCGGTATTGCCAAGCGGCAGATGGTGATCCATCATTACTTGGGCTTCCTTAAAATCAACCACTACTGCCTTCTTCATACCAACATCATGGAGACGCTGGGCGATATAAGGATTGCGGCCAATCTGTTTAGTCATATAAAAAAGTTCCATATCATACTCGCCAGCTGTTGCTAACATCACTTTTGCGTTAGCCTCAATCATATCCATATCCATGACGTAAGTGTCAGGGAGAATTTGACCTGATTGATGCAGCATAATCGCTGCCTCAATCAACTGCGGGTTTCTTTTCTTGGTAATATCCAAAAACATACGCTCTTCCTCCTAAAGCGAAGCTAAGAGTGAGCAAATATGAATATACATATAATCCACTTCAGCATCATCAAAAGTCAGCGGAGCAATTGCCGCAAGCTCTTGCCACAAACTTTCTGCATGTACAAATGCCGGTTCATTTCTTAATTGTTCAGCAATTTGAGGATCGAGTGCCGCAACACTTTCACCCTTTTTCTGACGGGCAGTCGCCATCGCCAGATGGGTTAAAAATACTGACGCTTTTTCAGAGTCGGTTGTAACATTTTGTTCATTCATATATTGAATAACCGCCTGCATATAGTCATAAATCTGCTCATCAATAATGCCGGCAGTTTTTAATACGTTTAACTTCTCTTGTATCATCAAGACTCTCCTCCATAACTAATATCGCGGAATCATTGCTCCCGCCATGACTGACTGCTGAACTTTTAAAAGTTCAGCAATCTCGACATTTTTCTTTACAATTGTTTCAATCATTGAACTTGTTTCAGTAACAATGATAACCGCTCTGGTCATATCAACCTGACGCTCATCACTTTCAATAAAACGATAATTCAAATCCTGATAATTTTTATCAATAATTTCATCATAGTTCCAAACTCCGGCATCGATAATACCCTCGCGCAAACCATGAATAATCTGGTGCCCGGGCATTTCAACAAAAGTGACATCAAAGCCATCAGTCAAACTGTTTGTTAATTCTCTTTGGTCAAACGAACCACTGTCAATAGCGATACGCATCCCATTTTCAATTTGTTTACTGCTGTTATCAGCAAACAATAATATGTGCCGTGAAAGATATGAATGCGGACCAAAATCCAAAATGATTTTTATCGGTGCGCCTTCTTGCAGAGCGCGATCTGCAGCAAACTTTGAGGTAACGGCAAAACCATATACACCATTAATTACTGACTGAATCCGGTCTTTCGACCCGCGAACGTAAGCCATATTCAAACGAATATTATGCTTACCAAAACATTCATACAGTCCAGTTGCAAACCCTTCATATAAACGTGAATAAGGTAAAGGCATGGTGCCGACAACTTGATCAGAAATTGCATACTTCTGCAAAATCTGATAATCAATCGCACTTACATAGGTACCCAAATGACCCTTATTTTCAAGCGCAATTGCTCCTTGCGTTTTCAAAAACGTCAATGCGTTTTGCACGGTTCCCCGTGACACCCCGAGACGCAATTGAAGCTCGCTGATAATTGGCAGCTTCTCACCCTTATTTATTTGTAATAATTCTTGTGCCAGTTCAGTAATTGTTAAACCGGTTTTCCGATAAAAAGTCTCATTCATAATAGCTCACCCGCAATTTGATCTTATTATTTAAATTGTATTGCTTTTTTTCACAAAATTCAATAACAAGAGGCGAGTACGGTCAAGGGAATCTGTTTCCGCTCAACCGATACTCTAGGAGTAATCTCTTCTTGGAGCAAAGAGATTAACATATATATGTCTACGTGCGAATCACGTTATTTAACTTGTGCAATTGCTTCCCGCAAAATCCTAAGAACTGTTTCGCTGCCGGCACGGTTAGGGTTGATCCGAATCATCCGTTTCGATAATTCCGGATTGGCCGCGCGGAATGTTCCTGAAAGCCGGTAAAATAATGGCGAAAATTCATATTTAGATTCCGCTCCGACCGGATTCGGCAAACCACCAAGGGTCACTGCCGCCGCCAACACTTGGTCTGCAATTTCATCTTCTAATTCAACCAATAAAACTTTTGATTGCGCATTGGCAATAAATGCCTGTTTAACCCCAGCAAGTTCACCATTGTTCAAGCGCTCATGCAAATCATCAGTAACTTGTGCGGAAATTGCTAAAGCCACCGGTGCATAAATCAAGCCACGTAAAGCATCCAAAGCTTCATGCCCCTGCACTTGCAGACCGCCAGAATAATTTTCCTTACGCAATGCCTCAATAATTGCCAAATCGCCAACAATACAGCCAATGCCTTCCGGCCCTAAAAGCTTAAACATTGAGAAACAAGAAGCACTTGCCCCAAGCTCACTCCCAATCTTTTCAACTTTCATCACTGCATAATTATCATCGGTAATAATTGGCAACTCAGCGTCAACGCTGCGAATACAAGCGATCACCTCACCCATATCATATGCATCATCCGGACGTTGCCGAGTAAACTGTACCAAAACCGCATCTGGTTTTTGTGATTCAATGGCTGCCTTTAACGCCGCTAAATCATTGAAATCAGCACTTACCGTTTGCAGTCCCATCATTGCTACTGATGTTCCGGTTGTCGGATAAATCGGAGCCTCATGAATCAGAAGCTTCTCATGAGGCTTCATCACTGCATAAAGTGCCAAACGAATAGCCATTGTTCCGGCACCACGCACCAGCATAGCCGCCTCAGTATTGAAAAAGTCAGCTAAGACCCGCTCAACTTTTGCGGTTGTGCGGGGTTGGTTCAACCCCGGCACAACCCCAAGGTCTCCTCGGGTAATAATATCCTGTCCTTCAAATTCTCTTGTTACCGCGTCAACAAGAGCAAACTGCTTCTGCATAGCTTGGTCAATAGTAATACTTTTTAATGGATAAGTTTTCATTGCTATCTGCGCCTTTCTATCGGTTCATAAATTTTTGCGGATTAGTAATAAGCATCTTTTCAATAAAGCTCTCACTGATACCACCCTCGCGAATCATTGGCACAAAGTTATCAAGCAAGAAGGTATACCCTAAACCGCCTAAATATTTCAGATGTGATTTGCGGGTAATATCCAAAGATAAAAACACTTTATCAGTAAATCCTGCTGCTTCAATAACTTTAAGCATTTCTAATCGGCGGCTATCTGCCATATAATTTTCTTTGCCGATAGTATCAAACTCAACATACACACCTTGTTTCAACATATGCATAATATAATCAATATCACCGGTTAAATCAACATGACCGATAACAACCCGATCCAAATCAAAATTATGTTCTTTAAAAAGTGCAACTTGCTCATGACCATAAGTCCCAAGCGTCGTATGGGTTGTCAAATTTTTACCAGTCCGGTTAGCTGCAATCATTGCTGCCTGGAACACCTTGTGTTCCTCAGCAGTCATTTCATTCTTGCTGCTGCCGATTTCACCGATAATCTCTGCTTTAATACCAGTCCCATCAATACCAATTTCAATTTCATCAATCATAATCTGTGCTAAGGCATCTACACCTGAATCAAAGACAACTTGTGGTAAAAATTTATGTTGATAGAAACCAGTAGCGTGAATAATGTTGATGCCTGAAGCCTTCGCTATATCTTCAACATACTTCACATTACGA
Above is a genomic segment from Culicoidibacter larvae containing:
- a CDS encoding phosphopentomutase, whose product is MGRFIVIVLDSFGVGAMDDVVTVRPQDQGANTAKHLLATNGDFYWPTLERLGLMEAVGAPVGKMQLHADANFGTSNLKHFGADTFYGHQEIMGTDPKKPEFMKLNARIEAIAVALEEAGHTTRLFMKDGLHVIVVDEAVIVADNMETDLGQVINVSGSLDLLTFDEIVAIGRVVREQVTVSRVIALGGREVSLQNMLDAVKTKDGFIGLDTPASGLYKHDYHVIHLGYGVDSSVQVPTLLHQAGVPVVLLGKVADIVANPSGALYPGVESEYLFDELFKQVEATPNGFICLNIQETDLAGHAEDPVWYGDRITLSDKKIGELTAMLNDEDILIVMADHGNDPTIGHSKHTRERVPLMIYKKGIHGVRIGNRETMADVGATATDYFGIKTPFGTSFLELLK
- a CDS encoding YhfX family PLP-dependent enzyme is translated as MFLDITKKRNPQLIEAAIMLHQSGQILPDTYVMDMDMIEANAKVMLATAGEYDMELFYMTKQIGRNPYIAQRLHDVGMKKAVVVDFKEAQVMMDHHLPLGNTGHLVQIPMHLLEKVIAYGSDFITVYSLDMLREVNRVAQQLGKKQAVLLRIVNDEQDRLYPGQYGGFLIDELSSYLDAFKACTSVDIAGITSFPCFLYDEQANEINQTHNVITVKAAKEILETAGFSIRELNIPSATCSRSIPFIASIGGTQGEPGHALTGTTPMHAVEDLEEQPAMVYVSEVSHTFKGQSYVYGGGYYRRGHLQHVLLDDKGEQHMATMAPFADENIDYYLEVNGEHAFGATAIMAFRTQIFVTRSTVAIVEGISKGEPKLVGLYNSLGQKLD
- a CDS encoding PRD domain-containing protein, translating into MIQEKLNVLKTAGIIDEQIYDYMQAVIQYMNEQNVTTDSEKASVFLTHLAMATARQKKGESVAALDPQIAEQLRNEPAFVHAESLWQELAAIAPLTFDDAEVDYMYIHICSLLASL
- the yhfZ gene encoding GntR family transcriptional regulator YhfZ, whose product is MNETFYRKTGLTITELAQELLQINKGEKLPIISELQLRLGVSRGTVQNALTFLKTQGAIALENKGHLGTYVSAIDYQILQKYAISDQVVGTMPLPYSRLYEGFATGLYECFGKHNIRLNMAYVRGSKDRIQSVINGVYGFAVTSKFAADRALQEGAPIKIILDFGPHSYLSRHILLFADNSSKQIENGMRIAIDSGSFDQRELTNSLTDGFDVTFVEMPGHQIIHGLREGIIDAGVWNYDEIIDKNYQDLNYRFIESDERQVDMTRAVIIVTETSSMIETIVKKNVEIAELLKVQQSVMAGAMIPRY
- a CDS encoding aminotransferase, with product MKTYPLKSITIDQAMQKQFALVDAVTREFEGQDIITRGDLGVVPGLNQPRTTAKVERVLADFFNTEAAMLVRGAGTMAIRLALYAVMKPHEKLLIHEAPIYPTTGTSVAMMGLQTVSADFNDLAALKAAIESQKPDAVLVQFTRQRPDDAYDMGEVIACIRSVDAELPIITDDNYAVMKVEKIGSELGASASCFSMFKLLGPEGIGCIVGDLAIIEALRKENYSGGLQVQGHEALDALRGLIYAPVALAISAQVTDDLHERLNNGELAGVKQAFIANAQSKVLLVELEDEIADQVLAAAVTLGGLPNPVGAESKYEFSPLFYRLSGTFRAANPELSKRMIRINPNRAGSETVLRILREAIAQVK
- a CDS encoding phosphotriesterase family protein, which encodes MPLVNGITFMHEHTTIDLSGLKGTDDCNLNCFEETIGEYKELYQQGVRNIVDVTNIGMGRNVKYVEDIAKASGINIIHATGFYQHKFLPQVVFDSGVDALAQIMIDEIEIGIDGTGIKAEIIGEIGSSKNEMTAEEHKVFQAAMIAANRTGKNLTTHTTLGTYGHEQVALFKEHNFDLDRVVIGHVDLTGDIDYIMHMLKQGVYVEFDTIGKENYMADSRRLEMLKVIEAAGFTDKVFLSLDITRKSHLKYLGGLGYTFLLDNFVPMIREGGISESFIEKMLITNPQKFMNR